The sequence below is a genomic window from Quercus lobata isolate SW786 unplaced genomic scaffold, ValleyOak3.0 Primary Assembly Scq3eQI_331, whole genome shotgun sequence.
TTTCTCAGCAGCCAAACAGAAtcaccaacaaaaacaaaacaaaaaagcaccAAAAGCAAGCAAAATCAACGGTTCTTACTAGGGCTTTCGAACATGAAAGTGACAGTATCACCACCATCATCGGCCTTAATGGTAACAATATCATCATTTCCCGCGCACTTGAGCATCTTGGCCATGTTGTTGAGGTTCATCCCCATGGACACGTTACGGTCACAGCGGTAGTGCTCGAAGCCCTCAGATCTGAGAAGAAGAGCCACGAGTGCCAGGTGGCTGGAATCCATGGCCTGGAGCGAGAACCCGGTGGCGGAGCAGTCGAAGTTGGCGTCATTGACGAGGTCCTTGATCGATTCCAGAACCTTCTTCAATAGACTCCCTCGGAGGACGGCGTAGGGAGGCCGGCGTGTGGAGGCGGCGTGTGGAGCGGTGAGAGAAGAGGAGGGCAGAACTCTGAAGAGTGGAGGCTGTGACTCTGTGAGAATGAAAGTACTGGGTAGGGTTTTTAACTTTTGCTTTTATAGTTaaattagattaattttaattagGTAAATTAGATATCTAATTAGTTTAATTATACTTActtattctaaaaataaaatgaatacatgggggtccgtttggattaagtttattgttgctgaaactgaaaactgaaaactgaaaactgaaaacactgtagcaaaataatttttaaatgtgtgaaaagtaccgtgggacctatttttaatattttttaatacgtgAACAGTGTTGCTACAGTATATGAACAGTACTACTACAGTGCaaaacagtaatttttgtcCACCAAAGTCAACTTATGCgggcagaagaaaaaaaaaaaaaaaaaaaaaaaaaaaaaaaacaaagaaaatgcaACACCAAACGTGGACGCAGGAAAACGGGCTATCCAAACGCCCTCATGATATCTAATTAGTTTAATTAGACCAtgccatcaaaaaaaaaaaaaaaaaagaaagggccAGAccatataaaggaaaaaaagagaggcccaaatggttttaaaaaaaatgaaatggcCAAACATGTATGGCAGGCGcatatattatatatcatatattatgtgtaaaatatattataatatgttcGGTTCGGTTTCGATCGGTTCGGTGTATTCAAACCAGAAACCGAAACAGAACCgaaattttctgttttttcttcttttgttgtcACGTTACTTCACGCAGTGTCAAAAGTGAGATTGACAAGTTTAATTGGTTGCTTTTTTTCCATTTGATATGGAATCCAGCGCTCTGTTACAACTATATCATTTATAGAGTTGTACAGCTATCTTATAAGGGTTGTGTTAAGTTACGGACACCGTTAAGCACacttttttctgaaaaaaaaaaattatgtcttcTTTCTCAATTTATGTTACTTTTTCAGTTTATACATACTATTTTAggatattttttactttttctgacaaatattttttgttttttctgccCTTAATCAGCACCAAGCGGTGCTGGTTAACATTCTCCATCTTATAATATCTCAGTTTAAACTCTgtttacaattcaaattaaaggtTGAAATATCTATCTACAGCTGCTGTACAGATctgatttgaatttgaattttatgcaGCTACGCGACACCATTATGCAGGAACATCACAGCTACACTACTGTAGCTTTACACACATCTTTACCAAACGAAGCCAAGTATAGTATACAATTAGTTAAAAGCCAGCTAtaatataaactaaataaatgaaataaccAAAGAGACGCCACAGAAAGTTAATTTGGGACTTGGGAGTAAAAAAGTTACTCTGTTCTGTGAAAAAAACAGAActgtttcccttttctttttctttttttcttttttttttgtcacgtTACTCATGCGGTGTCAAAAGCAAGATTGACAGCTTGAATTGGTTGCTTGGGCGAAAATGGGTAACTATCCATAAAAatctaactatttagttagttgaCGCTGTTTGGAAACATATTAGAATTCTAGCAACTCGAGCTTCaaaggctcgattttgggcctGTAAATCGACTCTTTGAGACTCAATTTGCATGTTTTACTCCGATCTGAGTTGGCATTATTTCCACGTGGCATC
It includes:
- the LOC115973148 gene encoding proliferating cellular nuclear antigen 1-like, which encodes SQPPLFRVLPSSSLTAPHAASTRRPPYAVLRGSLLKKVLESIKDLVNDANFDCSATGFSLQAMDSSHLALVALLLRSEGFEHYRCDRNVSMGMNLNNMAKMLKCAGNDDIVTIKADDGGDTVTFMFESPNMSSTAFIEPLPVIDFVAQILDKDVYSRPLSDADRVKVKKALRGVKVEVTHRGNVRRKYRISGLTSQPTRELIFPVDEQKNMKSSKWRKYKQETRMQRGN